ATAAGGTCACATGAGATTATCCAAATACATCCCCATAGCCACTGTTCCATATCTAGGGCCAACAGTGGATGAGCATTAATCAAGGAGGCAACAACTCACAGGAAGAAGTCAGGGAGAGCGACAGGGCTAATCAGATTATCTTGATTTGTCTTTGCCAAGCTGTGGCCATAACCAGCCTGGTCCCTgcttgtggccaatgggagctgcctgcttgaagccctggcacCTCCAAGCcagctcttattcacccaggcaTACAACCTGTGTTGCCCATGCAAGGAAGGAGCTGCCTGAGAGTTGTGCTCTGCaggtctcccagtcagagcctgcctctggcatcccccTTCCCTCATCCCACTGGCACTCCCTGTGATAGGAAAGGGCAAAGACCAGGCAGGTTTCATGacaaggctggtttccctgaTGGGGAATTGAAGCCTGGCTGCAACAGACCCTGCAAGCCCAGGGGGTCCTCTATACGGGGTAGGAGCCCCCAAGCAGCCTTCCTCCCGTCTTTGGCCTTCccacccctctggcaggagtcacaggaccagcAGTACCACTGCACAGCTACAAATATCCCtggccagtagaagtgttggagcagcctcagccgggtgctctgAATtctccagtggtccccaaaggggacgtcgtgggccaaatacagcagcttgaggtgaTACTTTTGGGGGACTACCAGCTGCCACTGGACCCCCCATACCCTCatcttcctggggggaagccattaccggaacaggaatccccgctcccacaggaatctctcttgcccacctctccccagggcctgaGCTGCACGgatgccagcctggtccctcagcctctgcaaggagaggTCTGCCTGCActtcagcctggaattcagccactggggcagggatcgggacctgttccccacctttgcctacgTCCGGAGTCCCAGcttggctggaccccgtgtccactgtgatgggaccctgaggacccTGCTGGGAGTCCTCCCCTGGATCCAGGTTGCCAGCCCCTTGCTGGTTCTGGCTCTGGGTGGTGACTAGAGCCCACTGGGATTCATGGGTCCACttctctaggtcattccccatcagcacttccgtgggcaagtgcgggtgcacccccacttccttgagaccttccttggccccccatttcagatgcaccctggctacaggcaccttaaacagGGACctgtctatgcccttcagggtcagttGAGTGTGGGGTAGTACctggtctggggccactatgtcggaccaggccagcgtcacctccgcccctgcatcccagaaacccgtcaccccCTTGCCGTCCACCTGCAGAGGTATGAGGTATGAGATATTCGCTCTGCAGgggctgtcctgcccccacctggtacatggagaaatctgcctcccgagggtcagacctccaaggggaggtgcactgagcatccttcccccctctctgAGGTTTGCCCGCTGGCCccagcctctggggcagcctgcccttccttcagctccagccagttaaccctggaaagtcccaggtcatgggacctggtgcactgagccctcttgtggcctttttgcccacagcaatGGCAAGTTAGGCCCTGCAGGCTCTTTTGGGTcagctctgccctggccctggctggttttctggggcatCGATTACTGGTCCTGGTcactggggctcgcctcggaggtgccTCTCTCCATCACTCAGCCGAGAACTGGTCTCTGAgcaattccctttctctccgggactcccgttcacacccagaCCGGCTCTCTGTGAACTCATCCACCAATCTCCCGGCCTCCTGAGGGTTCTCTGGTCTTCGGTCCTTGAGCCATAGCCTCAGTCTGGGTGTgcatgcttcatagaactgctccatcatgaccagctttagcagctcctctgtggtctGGGTTCCGACTCCAGACACTCACTTGTGGCAGTATTGCACCACgcaggaggccaggtccacataggtctcccgtggctccttctgcaccccctggaacttcttcctgtacatctcaggGGTCTGcctgaacttgtgcagcagggcctccttgactcagttgtaatcccctggctgtaggtcctccagctgactgatcACTCTGGCaacctcctggttcagtgcggggatgagctcctgcagccagtcagctggggggacccgttgcagtccacaggccctctcaaaggagctaaggaacccgtctatgttgcccatgtccttcaattgggccaccacgagcctctccaagtgtcTCGCAGCCCTGGGACCCATCCGCACTTGGTGCAGTCGGGGCCCTGCTGGTTCTCCATTCTGCCATGGCgaactcatgctgtcgctgcctctctcggtcctggcggtccctttctcgatcttggcgctccttctcttggtcctctacttccaattccttcatccgcagctggatctccagccgctgcagctctgctgggctaGACCTTGCCCTACGTGGACTACGGCTTGCAGGGCTTCCCTGGGAAGCTGTCCCATCTCTCCAGTGGGCTCCAGTGCTccgccccctctctgagcctgagaCTTTCCcaggtggggtctggctgcttcccacaGGCACAAGAGCCTGGCCCTGTGACTGGGCATTCTCCTCCAGCctggcaatcagctgggccttggttgctttccacagaggcaagcccctctctccgcacagcttcaccagctctgccttcaagagttgggcaTAAGCCATCTCCCCGCTGGTCCCCTCAGTGCAGACttaccagtctagtgctgcagtgcCCCACGATTCTCAGGAACCactttgctctgtctccagcatgcctggctccagggctcttgcttctattgtgccttgtcgctcgccgttgaaagctccatccacggggtgcagtgcatcccacttctgacaccagtgtgacgatgcgttggggttttcccgtctcctgcacccccgtagtggcatgaacagactccactaGCCAGTAAAATAGaaggagtttattgctcctccaggatacagcacagcataggtctaatctggttacaggaactggggctaggatgcctcagtcccccttaagatgggggagactgggcccctaaattccagcccctttccctaggctgtctcctccatgatcccagacagaaactaactaactctcttctagccctgccccccagccaggggcggcattccaccttcctttgtttctctccctggggggtagctggtcggacaggttgagagaccctttttgCATGACGACTCACCCACTACCCTGCTGGGCTGtactacagacagcagccagtggaggtcacccacagcccactgcccagcatagcaaccagcaaggtatccccactacgtcacagaagtGTTGGCCTTAGAAAGCTGCAAACAGTTGCCAAAGTAGTTCAGTTGGGAGCGTGTTAGACTGAAGATTTGAAGGGTCCTGGATCAATCCCTAGCTTTGGCAGAAGCCTCTCTTGAGATGGCTTAGTCTATTTTggcatctctccatctctggtaagcaaacatctgggctatgtctacacttttgggttcttgtgcaagaagttttgtgcaagaacatgtccacactgccatgtgtgagctgtgcttttgtgcaagagcatcgatggtggtgtggatgctctcttgtgcaataactttccaattgccattttagccatagggctttcttgcacaagaaacccctgccgagcatccacactgccctcttgtgcaagagcccctgtgcaagagggcttacacctgttaaaaaaagagcatagctcttgcacaagaagccctctcttaccacgccgtactgtaaatcttcttgcacaagagcaggcaggcagcgtggacgctctgcggattcttgcacaagaacagccattcttgcacaagaacctgccaatgtagacatagctctgcAGCCGAGTTCAAAGGCTGTATCAAGAGGCCAGGAATGACATCATAAAGACGATGACATTTCAGGGTTAGAAACCGGAGAGGGGATTTTATGCCACCTCAGAGATTGTTGACACAGTAGAACAGGGCActtggcttcagctgctcccagctggggggggtTGTCACAGATGGCAGGGAGTCACCCCTTACcaatacaagccccttcctcacaCTCAAATGCCTGAGATATTTATACCTTCTTACAAAGTCACAGTGGAAATGtacagagaaaagaggaagtaAGGCACTTTATCCTTAAATGGTAATCTCTGCTTGTCCCGATAAATTGCAAGCAGtgcaattttttgtttgtttgtttaacagcaTTGTGGTTTCTCGCTCAACTTGCTTAGGAAGCTCGCTTCTGACACAGGATGCACTACGTACGGTTCAGTCTTTGGCCAGGCTAGTGAGGCCTACCTCCAGAGCatgtattggacataaatattttacttcatttaaaataaagtttgattaactaacatgagaaagttaaaaggtttaatctctttaataatttaaatgcaaCTGCCCAGATGCAgtcctagcaaaatggcttgactatgtaattaacagtgagtttccattagcaacagtaATCTACAGAAGGtttgcagagggcagggctgtgattagccgggccgggccgggcttgAGCACCACTGAGGGAATCCACTAAGGGAAAATTGCTCATAACCAGGACTGTtgacagcccctgactggagacctttccaaaataggccacaaaccagtcacactgagcacttcagctgccaatccagcctgccggaagcctcatgagcaaaacccctcagataccccagctcttcttatgccacaatcagccctggacttatacacaggtgaggggttatagagcCCAATCTCTCCAATCCAGAACAGATCCACCCAGTTCCAAAGAAAAAGCCAtgaatccctggtcaatttatactttagatcttacccaccagatcacagtggaccaatcctttagaatctaaaggtttattaataaaagaaagaaaaggttgagagtaaggttgttaaggagaatacattatatacatcaatcagcaagttcttgatgcaggatcttagcggagatgttacaaactgctagcataaaagtctttggtgtacatcgtatgtcaggatgggtcagcaatccttcccctTGTCTCTGTCCTTAGCAACGCTGCATCCGGGATAAGTAGCAAGACGGAGCCCCCCTCATGGCATTTGATATTCATTTCTGGTGTCTCTCAAGCTAGAGCTAATCACACAGTCAAGTGACCTGTTTCATATGGCAGTAGTCATTGTgccctggctgctttgcagctttccacacgcattcctcaggtgtgtattggccaccctGAGAACCATTGTCCTTGGAACCATACTGATTAGCATAGTCACTCATTGGAAATTCCTTCCTCATGACAAGCAGTCCATACACAGCATCAGCAGAGCCCATAGTCATAACTCCCCATACAAACTCCAAAGAAGTACATGAATACCACATAGAATCAGCACAATatcagctttcatttgacacctcgcaCGTCCCACTCTgtaccaaatttggggcaaacagttcCCCGTGATCACAGCAGTTATCTGTATGctcaccttaaaatccaataatgtgacaggggcctcaagaaagggttgGGGTCTTGAAGAAGGATCTGGGATGCACAAGCAggcaggtgtctggcctgggggaaggttcagtgtgtggccaggagagagggtgcaagaaaaaaggagggtgtcagtgcaagctgggggtgctggctgctggagggaagggaattGAGGAGATTGGGAAGGACAGCAAATATTACCTGGATTtgggcccccttgcagcaacatctCCAGTCACACTGTCCTAGTCACTCCAGAGGGAGgctctactgcagcagcagccacacagactAGAACCAGCCCCGGACACCAGAGGCACCACTACCGCACCCATTCAGTCTAGGGCTGGAGGtgttgctgctgcagccatgcagcccaggaccagccccagaggcaccccTGACATGGTCATGTGGCCCTGGAGGCAAGCAGTGCAGTAGCAGCAGTGCCTCTAGTGCCGGCCTCAGGTTGTGTGGAAAAGACTGGGCCTACTGCTGCCTCCTCTCTAGTGGCTACAAAGCatgaagagggggtggggctaagcTCCTTCCTTCTCAGCACATGCTCATTTGGAGGTGAGGCCTGGCACTGCCTTATGGACAGGATTAAAGTCTTAGGAAGGCTGGATTCTGCTAACCGAGAAAATTTTGCTCACCACCACTATAAGGTTTCTCACCTATGTGGGTTTAACTATATGCAACAAGGCTTGAACTCTCGCTATAGCAAATCCCAAACTCAGAGCAGTTAAAAGAATTTCACTCCTGTGAGAGTTctcatggataacaaggtgtgacctccgaCTGCAGCATTTCCTTCAGTGAAAGCAGCTGAATAACTTCTTCCATATGGGTTTTCTTATGTCTAACAAGGGTTgaggtctgactgaagcttttcccacagccagagcagctgaagggtttctcccctgtgtgaactctcctatgcctaacaagctgtgacctgtcactgaagcttttcccacagtcagagcagctgaagggtttctctcctgtgtgaattctcctatggataacaagctgtgaccggtcatagaatcttttcccacagtcagagcagctgaagggtttctctcctgtgtgggctctcctatgcgTAATAAGGTATGAccgccgactgaagcttttcccacagtcagagcagttgaagggtttttctcctgtgtggactctcctatgtctaacaaggtgtgaactgtgactgaagcttttcccacagtcagagcagctgaagggcttctctcccgtgtgaactctcctatggataacaagctgtgaccggtcattgaagcttttcccacagtcagagcagctgaagggtttatctcctgtgtgggctctcctatggataacaaggtgtgacctgttactgaagcttttcccacagttagagcaactgaagggtttctctgctgtgtgaactctcctatggataacaaggtgtgacctccgactgaagcttttcccacagtcagagcagctgaagggtttctctcctgtgtgggctctcctatgtataacaagggttgaggtctgactgaagcttttcccacagtcagagcagctaaagggtttctctcctgtgtgggctctcctatgcctaacaagggttgaggtctgactgaagcttttcccacagtcagagcagctgaagggtttctctcctgtgtgggttctcctatggctaacaaggtatgacctgtcactgaagcttttcccacagtcagagcagctgaagggtttctctcctgtgtgggctctcctatggataacaaggtatgactgccgactgaagcttttcccacagtcagagcagctgaaggctttatctcctgtgtgggctctcctatgtctaacaaggtgtgccctgtgactgaagcttttcccacagtcagagcagctgaagggtttctcccctgtgtgggctctcctatggataacaagggttgaggtctttctgaagcttttcccacagtcagagcagctgaagggtttctctcccgtttGGGCTCTGTCATGTTGAATAGGAATTGCACAGTCACTGCAAGCACAAGGtgaatgttgatgggggattttcttttgaacagtttctgtgtttgtttttaaccttctgctcctgtgactggatttatcctgtcctgctcctggatggtttccctgctgcctttgtagacTACGCTGACTCTCAcaagtctctccttgctcaggactttgagaaacatgcccttcagatctttccactaacaccccacatggagccatttgctcaggtccttcctcCTGAAGACGCCTCTCACTGTATTcattcagcatcccatcacctgctgggatggAGAGAGAAACCACAGAGGAGTCATTCCGTGTACTGAGGTGAAAGAAAAATTCGTAATGGTGAACAGAaaatgtggaggggggggggacgacacccaaagaatggctggaaagatacaataatcatgagctgagttcaccctgctcccccatcACTCTTTCCCCACACAGCACTCTCAGACTGGAtttgaagacaggctgaagggccaATCAGATTTGATGAAAACATACAATCAACATCTGCTATGAGAACACAGTTTGAGTCAGGTTAGctgatttctcacctgtgtgggtgtcactgatgatcttcccttcctcacagccttggagatccgggatctgcagctcttccctttgctccacccaggagagcacATGAGCTTTGGGGACTGGAAATCCTATTCGGGGAGCAATTAACTAAGTGCTGAttttgttcattaaggtctgtgccattcctgcttccaaagccaggatctgagtctcctacccagagaggctccttccccaccttccagagactggtctctggctggtacaagatcccaggacacactaATTCCATACAGCCTCCGCCCCACTACAATGTTGGGAATAGCCCAGCTGACTCCCATGGGGAACTGAGCACTCTGCTGCACTTTGCAGGATACAACTCAGTCTCCCTTAGGGCTTGTTCCATActtgggcaggacaggaacacactgctcataagGGGAGAGCTCTAGGATGCTCAGAACTGACAGACACCCCTAGCCAGGACTCATATTTGAGCTGACACATGTCAggtctccagggctgggagggaaaggatccagcagagctctagagccctatgggctctgcccacaaagctcttggctgggggctggacttgccctgctcttgggctcagatgctctacttgagccagaaggaggcaggggaattgtCTGATCAGGAAAATGAATCCTTGGCTGGCCACTTCAGGCCCTGTCTATGGTCCACACTCCTGATCCTAACTGACTGTGCCTGGGTGGGCCCTGTCAGCGGCCCACAACAGCTGTCAGTCTTGAAGACAGCCAGGGCAGTGCTGGCCTGTTCCTGTGGCCAGCCAAGGTGGAGACAGgatgggctgcttctctgctgctcgtagatgctcctgcagctcagctccccttctgcagccttggttctactctgccagcagcagcagccttcctCTTGTGGCCAGTCGGGCTTGCCGTTTGGTGCCTCTCTGGGTTACACAGAATCTaacagaggcagggaaggactctgagttGGCATCTTTCTTCCAGGGGCTCAGACAATAGCACAAGGTGACCCTGCAGACACTAAGAGCAGCTACATCCAATCCCACACCTctggccaaggcacaacatgggcaagatggtgggaaccgcaatgagaccttggctgtgggaaaAGCAGTACCGCTATTATGTCACTGAACctcctctcacacaggagccaggattactggggcagaTACTGCTGATATTGGGGGTTCGGGCAACaagggaccctgaaccaaacccaacccagctgctccagagcccacccagcttttgTTACACAAGGGGAtaggaatcctcacccagccagctcaaagcctcgtaattctcctgcatcacatccgtgtagagggctctctggcccgggtccagcagggcccattcctcctcagaaaaatacacagccacctcttcgaagctcaccggctccgccacggccatttcctgtccctggctctgcaggtcaggggctgagctggagtcagacatgggtgttctgcagcctggcagggggagaaggggaactgaagacatttcaaaaagggctttaatcctttccacaccccaattctgcccagactctgtc
This genomic window from Pelodiscus sinensis isolate JC-2024 chromosome 31, ASM4963464v1, whole genome shotgun sequence contains:
- the LOC142821565 gene encoding uncharacterized protein LOC142821565 isoform X2; protein product: MQCLVLSLLCAMQLKVLLLRNKCCRTPMSDSSSAPDLQSQGQEMAVAEPVSFEEVAVYFSEEEWALLDPGQRALYTDVMQENYEALSWLGFPVPKAHVLSWVEQREELQIPDLQGCEEGKIISDTHTAGDGMLNEYSERRLQEEGPEQMAPCGVLVERSEGHVSQSPEQGETCESQRSLQRQQGNHPGAGQDKSSHRSRRLKTNTETVQKKIPHQHSPCACSDCAIPIQHDRAQTGEKPFSCSDCGKSFRKTSTLVIHRRAHTGEKPFSCSDCGKSFSHRAHLVRHRRAHTGDKAFSCSDCGKSFSRQSYLVIHRRAHTGEKPFSCSDCGKSFSDRSYLVSHRRTHTGEKPFSCSDCGKSFSQTSTLVRHRRAHTGEKPFSCSDCGKSFSQTSTLVIHRRAHTGEKPFSCSDCGKSFSRRSHLVIHRRVHTAEKPFSCSNCGKSFSNRSHLVIHRRAHTGDKPFSCSDCGKSFNDRSQLVIHRRVHTGEKPFSCSDCGKSFSHSSHLVRHRRVHTGEKPFNCSDCGKSFSRRSYLITHRRAHTGEKPFSCSDCGKRFYDRSQLVIHRRIHTGEKPFSCSDCGKSFSDRSQLVRHRRVHTGEKPFSCSGCGKSFSQTSTLVRHKKTHMEEVIQLLSLKEMLQSEVTPCYP
- the LOC142821565 gene encoding uncharacterized protein LOC142821565 isoform X3, producing the protein MLSPRKQLLCRRLREFKGCRTPMSDSSSAPDLQSQGQEMAVAEPVSFEEVAVYFSEEEWALLDPGQRALYTDVMQENYEALSWLGFPVPKAHVLSWVEQREELQIPDLQGCEEGKIISDTHTAGDGMLNEYSERRLQEEGPEQMAPCGVLVERSEGHVSQSPEQGETCESQRSLQRQQGNHPGAGQDKSSHRSRRLKTNTETVQKKIPHQHSPCACSDCAIPIQHDRAQTGEKPFSCSDCGKSFRKTSTLVIHRRAHTGEKPFSCSDCGKSFSHRAHLVRHRRAHTGDKAFSCSDCGKSFSRQSYLVIHRRAHTGEKPFSCSDCGKSFSDRSYLVSHRRTHTGEKPFSCSDCGKSFSQTSTLVRHRRAHTGEKPFSCSDCGKSFSQTSTLVIHRRAHTGEKPFSCSDCGKSFSRRSHLVIHRRVHTAEKPFSCSNCGKSFSNRSHLVIHRRAHTGDKPFSCSDCGKSFNDRSQLVIHRRVHTGEKPFSCSDCGKSFSHSSHLVRHRRVHTGEKPFNCSDCGKSFSRRSYLITHRRAHTGEKPFSCSDCGKRFYDRSQLVIHRRIHTGEKPFSCSDCGKSFSDRSQLVRHRRVHTGEKPFSCSGCGKSFSQTSTLVRHKKTHMEEVIQLLSLKEMLQSEVTPCYP
- the LOC142821565 gene encoding uncharacterized protein LOC142821565 isoform X1, whose amino-acid sequence is MQCLVLSLLCAMQLKVLLLRNKCVRRGSSSCQRRFPLNWKNKSMLSPRKQLLCRRLREFKGCRTPMSDSSSAPDLQSQGQEMAVAEPVSFEEVAVYFSEEEWALLDPGQRALYTDVMQENYEALSWLGFPVPKAHVLSWVEQREELQIPDLQGCEEGKIISDTHTAGDGMLNEYSERRLQEEGPEQMAPCGVLVERSEGHVSQSPEQGETCESQRSLQRQQGNHPGAGQDKSSHRSRRLKTNTETVQKKIPHQHSPCACSDCAIPIQHDRAQTGEKPFSCSDCGKSFRKTSTLVIHRRAHTGEKPFSCSDCGKSFSHRAHLVRHRRAHTGDKAFSCSDCGKSFSRQSYLVIHRRAHTGEKPFSCSDCGKSFSDRSYLVSHRRTHTGEKPFSCSDCGKSFSQTSTLVRHRRAHTGEKPFSCSDCGKSFSQTSTLVIHRRAHTGEKPFSCSDCGKSFSRRSHLVIHRRVHTAEKPFSCSNCGKSFSNRSHLVIHRRAHTGDKPFSCSDCGKSFNDRSQLVIHRRVHTGEKPFSCSDCGKSFSHSSHLVRHRRVHTGEKPFNCSDCGKSFSRRSYLITHRRAHTGEKPFSCSDCGKRFYDRSQLVIHRRIHTGEKPFSCSDCGKSFSDRSQLVRHRRVHTGEKPFSCSGCGKSFSQTSTLVRHKKTHMEEVIQLLSLKEMLQSEVTPCYP